A genomic stretch from Mycobacterium malmoense includes:
- a CDS encoding IS110 family transposase — MPQEPPGGVTAGLDWARDDHAVSVVDDRGRELDRVTMPHSAPGLRDLIAFLRRHGVGEVAIERPDGPVVDALLLAGLAVVVISPNQVKNLRGRYGSAGNKDDRFDAFVLADTLRTDRARLRALIPDTDATVALRRACRARKDLVNHRVAVANQLRAHLRNVLPAAVGLFKDIDSAISLAFLTRFDTQDKIDWLTPKRLGDWLAKQGYSGKVDPAVLHHRILDAAPGATGSHGSTQAHITLVNPWAADLYDRARTRGHDHPHAVRILARAWLHIIWHCWQDNLAYAPDKHRALQRILTQNEAA, encoded by the coding sequence CTGCCGCAGGAGCCGCCGGGCGGTGTGACCGCCGGTCTGGACTGGGCCCGCGACGACCATGCGGTCAGCGTCGTCGATGACCGGGGCCGCGAACTCGACCGGGTCACGATGCCCCATAGCGCGCCCGGACTGCGGGATCTCATCGCTTTCCTGCGCCGCCATGGAGTGGGTGAGGTCGCCATCGAACGTCCCGACGGGCCAGTCGTCGACGCCCTGCTGCTCGCCGGTCTGGCCGTGGTGGTGATCTCGCCGAATCAGGTCAAGAACCTGCGCGGCCGCTACGGCTCGGCCGGCAACAAGGACGACCGGTTCGACGCCTTCGTGCTCGCCGACACCTTGCGCACCGACCGCGCCCGGCTGCGGGCGCTGATCCCCGACACCGACGCCACCGTCGCCCTGCGGCGCGCCTGCCGCGCCCGCAAGGACTTGGTCAATCACCGTGTGGCCGTTGCCAATCAGCTGCGCGCGCACCTGCGCAACGTGCTGCCTGCCGCCGTGGGATTGTTCAAAGACATCGACTCCGCGATCAGCCTGGCGTTCCTGACCCGGTTCGACACCCAGGACAAGATCGACTGGCTGACCCCCAAACGGCTCGGCGACTGGCTCGCCAAGCAGGGCTACTCCGGCAAGGTCGACCCCGCCGTGCTGCACCACCGCATCCTTGACGCTGCCCCCGGCGCAACCGGTTCCCACGGCAGCACCCAGGCCCACATCACCCTGGTCAACCCCTGGGCCGCCGACCTCTACGACAGAGCCCGAACCCGCGGGCACGACCACCCCCACGCCGTACGCATCCTCGCCCGCGCCTGGCTGCACATCATCTGGCACTGCTGGCAAGACAACCTCGCCTACGCCCCCGACAAACACCGCGCACTCCAACGAATCCTCACCCAAAACGAGGCGGCTTGA
- a CDS encoding helix-turn-helix domain-containing protein, whose amino-acid sequence MVVTDEAVEASRLFSAYRLQVARQARGYTKSDLSKRLEMSAAALSQFELGQNRPSPATIERLSSVLNFSPSFFSTGTVLSVADQADDELVDSYGHFRSLRSVTATRRRQVLTVAHLLRDVTAFLETQAKLPTLDVPRHDAESPEDIALVAARVRAELGAHAAGPIEDVLRLLEKRGIVCARYPMDAADVSAFSVPMERRTFLVLKQQREAKRDRDRFSSCHELGHMVMHKPGQALASKSLERQADVFASEFLMPTESIREELPSKVDWPRLLQLKQRWGVSMAALLYRSKSLGIMSETTYVQAVRTMNVRGWRKNEPGTVTAVEAPALLSAALSVTDLTVADVSAATGWPEEMVSQLFAESTDARPSVQL is encoded by the coding sequence GTGGTCGTGACCGACGAGGCGGTCGAGGCTTCGCGGCTGTTCTCCGCATACCGGCTGCAGGTGGCCAGGCAGGCGCGGGGCTACACCAAGAGCGACTTGAGCAAACGGCTCGAGATGTCGGCCGCGGCGCTTTCGCAGTTCGAACTAGGTCAGAACAGACCGAGCCCGGCGACAATCGAGCGGTTGTCCTCCGTGCTGAACTTCTCACCGAGCTTCTTCTCGACCGGCACGGTGCTGTCGGTGGCCGACCAGGCTGACGACGAGCTCGTAGACAGCTACGGGCATTTCCGTTCGCTGCGCTCGGTAACCGCAACCCGACGCCGGCAGGTCCTCACTGTCGCGCACCTGCTTCGCGACGTGACGGCGTTCTTGGAGACGCAGGCGAAGCTGCCGACGCTTGATGTGCCGCGTCATGATGCCGAGAGCCCCGAGGACATCGCCTTGGTCGCTGCACGGGTGCGAGCTGAACTCGGAGCCCACGCTGCAGGCCCGATCGAGGATGTCCTTCGCCTCCTTGAGAAGCGAGGCATCGTGTGCGCTCGCTACCCGATGGACGCCGCAGACGTGTCCGCGTTCAGCGTGCCGATGGAGCGCCGCACGTTCTTGGTGCTTAAACAGCAGCGAGAGGCCAAGCGCGACCGCGACCGCTTCAGCTCATGCCACGAACTTGGTCACATGGTCATGCACAAGCCTGGTCAGGCGCTGGCGTCAAAGAGCCTGGAACGACAGGCTGACGTCTTCGCCTCCGAATTCCTGATGCCGACAGAGAGCATCCGCGAGGAGCTCCCATCTAAGGTCGACTGGCCGCGACTCCTTCAGCTGAAACAACGCTGGGGCGTGTCGATGGCAGCACTGCTCTACCGATCCAAGAGCCTGGGCATCATGTCTGAGACGACCTATGTCCAAGCGGTGCGGACTATGAACGTCCGGGGCTGGCGCAAGAACGAGCCGGGCACCGTCACTGCAGTCGAAGCGCCGGCACTGCTCAGTGCAGCGTTGTCGGTCACCGACCTCACTGTGGCTGACGTGAGCGCAGCCACCGGATGGCCCGAGGAAATGGTCTCCCAGCTCTTCGCCGAATCGACCGACGCCAGGCCCTCCGTCCAACTCTGA